In Panthera leo isolate Ple1 chromosome E3, P.leo_Ple1_pat1.1, whole genome shotgun sequence, a genomic segment contains:
- the GPER1 gene encoding G-protein coupled estrogen receptor 1 — METHAAAHNGTSPELNLSRTLPGSVLANRTGELSEHQQYVIGLFLSCLYTIFLFPIGFVGNILILVVNISFREKMTIPDLYFINLAAADLILVADSLIEVFNLDEQYYDIAVLCTFMSLFLQINMYSSIFFLTWMSFDRYLALARAVRSGPFRTKHHARLSCGLIWMASVSATLVPFTAVHLQHTEEVCFCFADVKEIQWLEVTLGFVIPFAIIGLCYSLIVRVLVKAHKHRGLRPRRQKALRMIFAVVLVFFICWLPENVFISVHLLRRTQPGAAPCQQSFRHAYPLTGHIVNLAAFSNSCLNPLIYSFLGETFRDKLRLYIEQKTGVSALNRFCHAALKAVIPDSTEQSDVKFSSAV, encoded by the coding sequence ATGGAGACGCACGCGGCCGCTCACAACGGCACCTCCCCGGAGCTCAACCTGTCCCGCACGCTCCCCGGCAGCGTCCTGGCCAACCGGACGGGCGAGCTCTCCGAGCACCAGCAGTACGTGATCGGGCTTTTCCTGTCCTGCCTGTACACCATCTTCCTGTTCCCCATCGGCTTCGTGGGGAACATCCTGATACTGGTGGTGAACATCAGCTTCCGGGAGAAGATGACCATCCCCGACTTGTACTTCATCAACCTGGCGGCGGCCGACCTCATCCTGGTGGCCGACTCCCTGATCGAGGTGTTCAACCTGGACGAGCAGTACTACGACATCGCCGTGCTGTGTACCTTCATGTCCCTCTTCCTGCAGATCAACATGTACAGCAGCATCTTCTTCCTCACGTGGATGAGCTTCGACCGCTACCTCGCCCTGGCCAGGGCCGTGCGCTCCGGCCCGTTCCGCACCAAGCACCACGCCCGGCTGAGCTGCGGCCTCATCTGGATGGCCTCCGTGTCCGCCACGCTGGTGCCCTTCACCGCGGTGCACCTGCAGCACACGGAGGAGGTCTGCTTCTGCTTCGCGGACGTCAAGGAGATCCAGTGGCTCGAGGTCACCCTGGGCTTCGTCATCCCCTTCGCCATCATCGGCCTGTGCTACTCGCTCATCGTCCGGGTCCTCGTCAAGGCTCACAAGCACCGAGGCCTGCGCCCCCGGAGGCAGAAGGCGCTCCGCATGATCTTCGCCGTGGTCCTCGTCTTCTTCATCTGCTGGCTGCCCGAGAACGTGTTCATCAGCGTTCACCTGCTGCGGCGCACGCAGCCCGGGGCCGCTCCCTGCCAGCAGTCTTTCCGCCACGCCTACCCCCTGACCGGCCACATCGTCAACCTCGCGGCTTTCTCCAACAGCTGCCTGAACCCCCTCATCTACAGCTTCCTGGGGGAGACCTTCAGGGACAAACTGAGGCTGTACATCGAGCAGAAAACCGGCGTGTCGGCCCTGAACCGCTTCTGCCACGCCGCCCTGAAGGCAGTCATCCCGGACAGCACCGAACAGTCAGACGTGAAGTTCAGCAGCGCGGTGTAG